Proteins encoded by one window of Phycisphaerae bacterium:
- the efp gene encoding elongation factor P yields the protein MSVKVSELKRGQVIEYEGLRYTIKDLQHVAKGNWRSYYQVKLKDFKTGRIIDQRMAPDDRIETVFVQTKPFEYLYRDGDDYIMADVDTYDQIPVSGDIFGDALQFLKENTRCVCSVIDGVIVSGDLPNTVDLQVTDTPPGIKGATATNQNKEATLETGAKVKVPPFIEVGEMIRVDTRTGEYLERAK from the coding sequence ATGTCGGTCAAGGTGAGCGAACTCAAGAGAGGCCAGGTCATCGAGTACGAAGGTCTGCGCTACACGATCAAGGATCTGCAGCACGTTGCCAAGGGGAACTGGCGGAGTTACTACCAGGTCAAGCTCAAGGACTTCAAGACTGGCCGCATCATCGACCAGCGCATGGCCCCGGACGACCGCATCGAGACCGTCTTCGTGCAGACCAAGCCGTTCGAATATCTGTACCGGGACGGCGACGACTACATCATGGCCGACGTGGACACCTACGACCAGATCCCCGTCTCCGGCGATATCTTCGGCGACGCCCTGCAGTTCCTCAAAGAGAACACCCGCTGCGTCTGCTCGGTCATCGACGGGGTCATCGTCAGCGGCGACCTGCCCAACACGGTCGATTTGCAGGTCACGGACACCCCCCCGGGCATCAAGGGCGCGACCGCCACCAACCAGAACAAGGAAGCCACCCTGGAGACCGGCGCGAAGGTCAAAGTCCCGCCTTTCATCGAGGTCGGCGAGATGATTCGGGTAGATACCCGCACCGGTGAGTATCTTGAGCGGGCCAAGTAG
- a CDS encoding alpha amylase C-terminal domain-containing protein, with protein MATTPRRTGPARDKQPDGTGLIDLDPWLKPYADALKYRYEHFQKTLARIGAYAGSLEEFSRAHEYFGFTRGQHDGEPGVWYREWAPKANALFLTGDFNRWDRHSHPMARDAKGVWSIFLPDRQYAWRLVHDGGVKVHVVSSLGPLDRIPAYIRRVTFDPKSFDSCGHFWSPPSPHEWKHASPQIEGGLRVYEAHVGMATEQERIGTFQEFTEQVLPRIKEAGYNAVQLMAVQEHPYYGSFGYHVSSFYAVSSRFGTPRDFKRLVDAAHGHGLLVLLDLVHSHSIKNLHDGLNQFDGTDYQYFHAGGRGQHPAWDSLLFDYSKLEVQQFLLSNVRYWLEEYHLDGFRFDGVTSMMYLDHGLGRDFGHYDNYLIFGLDTDAIAYLQLANQVAHAVNPRAITIAEDVSGMPGLCRPLDEGGLGFDYRLAMGIPDYWIKLLKEKRDEEWSMGEIYHVLTNRRAHEKHIAYAESHDQALVGDKTLAFWLMDKEMYWHMSKGGPANLIIDRGIALHKMIRLITFSLGGEAYLNFMGNEFGHPEWIDFPREGNGFSYKYARRLWHLMDDPMLRYCDLAAFDRHLQALDTKYDLLCSPLVEQLHYDEPAKLLMYRRGPLVFVFNFHPSTSVTGYRFGVPDRETYCMVLNTDDFWFGGHGLVDHGQEHPWQQVPADGRDQSIQIYIPARTAQVLAPRTIAAQKEGEKTD; from the coding sequence ATGGCCACGACTCCGCGAAGAACAGGTCCCGCACGAGACAAGCAACCCGATGGGACGGGCTTGATCGATCTCGATCCCTGGCTCAAGCCCTACGCCGACGCCCTTAAGTACCGGTATGAGCACTTTCAGAAGACCTTGGCTCGGATCGGCGCGTACGCAGGTTCACTGGAGGAGTTCAGCCGAGCCCACGAGTACTTCGGCTTCACCCGAGGCCAGCATGATGGCGAGCCCGGAGTGTGGTATCGCGAGTGGGCTCCCAAGGCCAACGCCCTGTTCCTGACCGGCGACTTCAACCGCTGGGACCGCCACTCCCACCCCATGGCCCGCGATGCCAAGGGCGTCTGGAGCATTTTCCTCCCGGACAGGCAGTATGCCTGGCGGCTGGTCCATGACGGCGGCGTCAAGGTCCACGTGGTCAGCAGCCTGGGACCGCTGGACCGCATCCCGGCCTACATCCGACGTGTCACCTTCGACCCGAAATCCTTCGACAGCTGCGGGCATTTCTGGAGCCCGCCTTCTCCTCATGAGTGGAAGCACGCATCACCCCAGATCGAGGGCGGCCTCCGAGTCTACGAAGCTCATGTGGGCATGGCCACCGAGCAAGAACGCATCGGCACGTTCCAGGAGTTCACCGAGCAGGTCCTCCCGCGAATCAAGGAAGCCGGATACAACGCCGTCCAGTTGATGGCCGTGCAGGAGCACCCCTACTACGGCTCGTTCGGCTATCACGTAAGCAGCTTCTACGCCGTCTCCTCGCGGTTTGGCACACCGCGCGACTTCAAGCGGCTGGTGGACGCCGCCCACGGACATGGGCTGCTGGTACTGCTCGACCTGGTGCACAGCCATTCGATCAAGAACCTGCACGACGGACTGAACCAATTCGACGGCACGGACTACCAGTACTTCCACGCCGGCGGCCGGGGCCAGCACCCGGCCTGGGATTCACTGCTGTTCGACTACTCCAAGCTCGAGGTCCAGCAGTTTCTGCTCAGCAACGTCCGCTACTGGCTGGAAGAGTACCACCTGGACGGCTTCCGGTTCGACGGCGTCACCAGCATGATGTACTTGGACCACGGCCTGGGGCGAGATTTTGGACACTACGACAACTACCTGATCTTCGGGCTAGACACCGACGCCATTGCCTACCTGCAACTGGCCAACCAGGTCGCCCATGCGGTCAACCCTCGGGCCATCACGATCGCCGAAGACGTCTCGGGCATGCCCGGCCTCTGCCGGCCGCTCGACGAGGGCGGTCTTGGCTTCGATTACCGGCTCGCGATGGGCATCCCCGATTACTGGATCAAGCTCCTCAAGGAGAAACGTGACGAGGAGTGGTCCATGGGCGAGATCTACCACGTCCTGACCAATCGCCGGGCCCATGAGAAGCACATCGCCTATGCCGAGAGCCATGACCAGGCCCTGGTTGGCGACAAGACCCTGGCCTTCTGGCTGATGGACAAGGAGATGTACTGGCACATGAGTAAGGGCGGTCCAGCCAACCTGATCATCGACCGCGGCATCGCCTTGCATAAGATGATTCGACTCATCACCTTCAGCCTTGGTGGCGAGGCTTACCTCAACTTCATGGGTAACGAGTTTGGCCACCCCGAGTGGATCGACTTTCCCCGCGAGGGCAACGGGTTCAGCTACAAGTACGCTCGACGCCTGTGGCACCTGATGGACGACCCCATGCTGCGTTACTGCGATCTGGCCGCGTTCGATCGGCACCTGCAGGCCCTTGACACCAAGTACGACCTGCTATGCTCACCACTGGTCGAACAGCTGCACTACGACGAACCGGCCAAGCTGCTCATGTATCGCCGCGGCCCGCTGGTCTTCGTCTTCAACTTCCACCCATCGACTTCGGTCACCGGTTACCGTTTCGGCGTCCCCGATCGTGAGACCTACTGCATGGTCCTCAACACCGACGATTTCTGGTTTGGAGGACACGGCCTCGTGGACCACGGCCAGGAACACCCTTGGCAACAGGTTCCCGCCGACGGCCGCGACCAGTCCATCCAGATCTACATCCCCGCCCGAACCGCCCAGGTCCTGGCTCCCAGGACGATCGCGGCCCAGAAGGAGGGGGAGAAAACAGACTGA
- a CDS encoding response regulator transcription factor, producing MNGEEHILIIEDDAALLRGLKDNFERHHWRVSTATDGEQGLMAALDTKPALILLDIMLPRINGYEVCRRLREKGFDVPIIMLTAKGQESDIVLGLNLGADDYVTKPFSVRELLARANAFLRRRRQKDASIHDFGPFRLDLTSHRLLRGAAEVILTPKEFRLLTHLIRHAGRAFTRNELLNAVWGDDVFVTRRSVDRCVTTLRGKIEPDPRRPRFIQTVRDIGYRFEIPDDEQVQIDR from the coding sequence ATGAACGGTGAAGAGCATATCCTGATCATCGAGGACGACGCGGCGCTGCTCCGCGGCTTGAAGGACAATTTCGAGCGGCACCACTGGCGGGTCTCCACCGCCACCGATGGGGAGCAAGGGCTGATGGCTGCCCTGGACACCAAGCCCGCCCTCATCCTTCTCGACATCATGTTGCCGAGAATCAACGGCTACGAAGTCTGTCGGCGGCTGCGGGAGAAGGGGTTCGACGTGCCCATCATCATGCTGACCGCCAAAGGGCAGGAGTCGGACATCGTCCTGGGCTTGAACCTCGGCGCGGACGACTACGTGACCAAGCCGTTTAGCGTCCGCGAGTTGCTGGCCCGAGCCAACGCCTTCCTTCGCCGCCGCCGCCAGAAGGATGCCTCCATCCACGATTTCGGTCCTTTTCGACTTGACCTGACGTCCCACCGCCTGCTTCGGGGTGCGGCCGAGGTCATCCTCACCCCGAAGGAGTTCCGGCTACTGACCCATCTGATCCGCCATGCAGGACGAGCGTTCACCCGTAACGAGTTGCTCAACGCCGTCTGGGGCGACGACGTCTTTGTTACCCGGCGAAGCGTCGATCGCTGCGTGACCACCCTGCGCGGCAAGATCGAGCCGGATCCTCGCCGTCCGAGGTTCATCCAGACCGTCCGCGACATCGGCTACCGCTTTGAAATCCCCGATGATGAGCAAGTGCAAATCGACCGCTAA
- a CDS encoding GHKL domain-containing protein, with protein MRMTLRKWGTPTSGTGFGPVLLLLIVAVVAPTACLLWLITQATQNERLAIRQKLENAYRAELQEVRVRLEDWWQDRADRLTALAADVPAGERFAKLVDGRLADSFILYNTQGELVYPVLPRPRGPESQPIGGSEEWVKAEDLVAAGSLTEAAGIYQVIADQANEIDLAAQALMAQARCLGGGGHHQAAIEVLVHRLSEPRYGNARDSNGRLIVPSAQLVALEMMAGRSADQSDFGRIAQDLRARLLNYREPVMPTAQRLFLMERLASLVPQPYFERWDAEKLALDYVESQTPLPSTTILTRTLSNKVWQFASADKTVVALLQESRIVSEMAAMAKKWATLPEAAVWVFPTGAGLNDRECFLREPVGQTMTDWQFNVKLAGPNPFAKAAERQIAIYWWTGILVILACAAVTLVLARHMGRQVRLTRLKNDLIATVSHELKTPLSSVRVLVETLLDNECGNPKQTREYLELIARENQRLSRLIDNFLTFSRMERNKRAFEMRVVTLSEVAKDAAEAVHERFHAAGFQLEIKTAPQLPQVTGDRDALVTVLVNLLDNALKYARNDKRVAVRINAEGDQVCMAVEDHGIGLSRRDIRRIFDRFYQADQSLSRESGGCGLGLSIVEFIVDAHGGRIDVRSQPGQGSTFSIWLPARVEATRTEQG; from the coding sequence ATGCGAATGACCCTACGCAAATGGGGCACACCAACCTCGGGAACGGGTTTCGGCCCTGTGCTCCTTCTGCTGATCGTCGCCGTCGTGGCCCCAACCGCCTGCCTGCTCTGGCTCATCACCCAGGCAACCCAGAACGAGCGCCTGGCCATCCGGCAGAAACTCGAGAATGCCTACCGGGCCGAGCTGCAGGAAGTGCGAGTCAGGCTCGAGGACTGGTGGCAGGACCGCGCCGACCGGCTGACCGCCCTCGCAGCCGACGTCCCCGCTGGCGAGCGATTTGCGAAGTTGGTCGATGGAAGACTCGCGGACAGCTTCATCCTGTACAACACCCAGGGCGAACTCGTGTACCCCGTCCTGCCGCGGCCGCGGGGGCCTGAAAGCCAGCCCATCGGAGGTTCCGAAGAATGGGTAAAGGCGGAAGACTTGGTCGCGGCCGGCTCCCTGACGGAAGCAGCCGGCATCTACCAAGTCATCGCCGACCAGGCGAACGAGATTGACCTGGCCGCCCAGGCCCTGATGGCCCAGGCCCGCTGCCTGGGCGGCGGCGGCCATCACCAGGCGGCCATCGAGGTGCTGGTCCATCGTCTATCCGAGCCCAGGTACGGCAACGCTCGGGATTCGAACGGCCGGCTGATCGTGCCCTCCGCGCAGCTGGTGGCCCTGGAGATGATGGCCGGCCGCTCCGCTGACCAGAGTGACTTCGGCCGGATCGCCCAAGATCTGCGCGCCCGGCTGCTCAACTACCGCGAACCAGTCATGCCAACCGCCCAGCGTCTGTTCCTGATGGAACGGCTTGCCTCCTTAGTCCCTCAGCCCTACTTCGAGCGGTGGGACGCGGAGAAGCTGGCTCTTGACTACGTGGAGAGCCAGACGCCGCTGCCTTCGACCACGATTCTCACCCGTACCCTGTCGAACAAGGTCTGGCAATTCGCCTCCGCGGACAAAACCGTGGTCGCCCTGTTACAGGAATCACGAATCGTCAGCGAGATGGCGGCTATGGCGAAGAAATGGGCCACATTGCCCGAGGCCGCCGTCTGGGTCTTCCCCACCGGCGCAGGCCTGAACGACCGCGAGTGCTTCCTGCGAGAACCCGTTGGCCAGACGATGACCGACTGGCAATTCAACGTCAAACTGGCGGGACCCAACCCCTTCGCCAAGGCCGCTGAACGGCAGATCGCCATCTACTGGTGGACAGGAATACTGGTAATCCTCGCGTGCGCGGCGGTCACTCTCGTCCTGGCTCGGCACATGGGCCGCCAGGTTCGCCTAACCCGACTGAAGAACGACCTCATCGCGACCGTGTCACACGAGCTGAAAACGCCGCTGTCGTCGGTCCGAGTGCTGGTCGAGACGCTGCTTGACAATGAATGCGGAAACCCGAAACAGACGCGCGAGTACCTCGAGCTGATTGCCAGGGAGAATCAGAGACTCAGCCGGCTGATCGACAACTTTCTCACCTTCTCGCGGATGGAGCGCAACAAGCGGGCTTTCGAAATGCGGGTGGTCACCCTGAGTGAGGTAGCGAAGGACGCGGCCGAGGCCGTTCACGAGCGTTTCCACGCCGCCGGCTTCCAGCTCGAGATCAAGACCGCCCCTCAGCTTCCGCAAGTCACGGGCGACCGCGATGCGCTCGTGACCGTCCTGGTCAACCTCCTGGACAACGCCCTGAAGTACGCCCGAAACGACAAACGCGTGGCGGTCCGCATCAATGCCGAGGGCGACCAGGTGTGCATGGCGGTGGAAGACCACGGCATCGGCCTCAGCCGCCGGGATATCCGCCGCATCTTCGATCGGTTCTACCAGGCCGACCAGAGCCTCTCGCGCGAGAGCGGGGGATGCGGCCTCGGCTTGAGCATCGTGGAGTTCATCGTCGATGCCCACGGAGGTAGAATCGACGTCCGCAGCCAGCCCGGCCAGGGCAGCACGTTCAGCATCTGGCTGCCGGCTCGGGTGGAGGCGACGAGGACCGAACAAGGATGA
- a CDS encoding HEAT repeat domain-containing protein: protein MNRTLSLILIGTLGLLPYPAAAAESVSVLLEKAVYAEETKGDVEEAIRLYKQIVEVDKADRPYAAQAMFRLAECYLKQNKPAEATATLQTLVQRFPGQKEWVEKAKKRLAGSQRNLTEAQMAPLIKKAITIISTLTESDPKVGETLATLKGLDSKLAAKILAGHLTSSEANARRAAIYILWMGQFDNIEPAAEGLLGLCSHEEDLTRGMAALALGSKKIASSYDKVAEMVLKDKSGYARRCAAIALGWMGRPEAKEVLERANKDEDAMVRANAEAALKLLEQAATKPPVILSTTPKALADDVPPDTTAITATFDQRMLDQSWSWTGGGDTYPKLTGRPSYNASRTQCTLPVQLQPGKVYWVGINSPSHRNFKSEAKIPAARHVILFATRSADGKPTPIPEDLVSQAKAINERAKPTSGQPSPDKAMALLDPATRSAIEHFEQSFANWFRPETRYEAASQAEKDAMVEQWLAEARGNDFRTRTRAIAALGNISCKKATNALISIVDEPMGNQRPKWMAIRGLGRIGDKAAVPVLIELVEYGNQNVQVYARLALAQITGEYFGTSKEKWRAWWKSHR, encoded by the coding sequence ATGAACCGCACATTAAGCCTGATCCTGATCGGCACCCTGGGCTTGCTGCCCTATCCCGCGGCTGCGGCCGAGTCCGTTTCGGTCCTGTTAGAGAAGGCCGTCTACGCAGAGGAAACCAAGGGGGACGTGGAGGAAGCCATCCGATTGTACAAGCAGATCGTTGAGGTGGACAAGGCTGACCGGCCGTATGCCGCCCAAGCCATGTTCCGCCTAGCCGAATGCTACCTGAAGCAGAACAAGCCCGCCGAGGCGACGGCTACACTCCAAACCCTGGTCCAACGCTTCCCCGGCCAGAAGGAATGGGTCGAGAAGGCGAAGAAGCGGCTGGCCGGCTCACAGAGGAACCTCACCGAGGCCCAGATGGCTCCGCTGATCAAGAAAGCGATCACGATTATTTCGACGCTGACCGAGAGTGACCCCAAGGTCGGCGAGACGCTGGCGACCCTCAAGGGCCTCGACTCCAAGCTGGCCGCGAAGATCCTGGCCGGCCACCTCACGTCGTCGGAGGCCAACGCGCGGCGGGCGGCCATCTACATCCTGTGGATGGGTCAGTTCGACAACATCGAACCAGCGGCCGAGGGGCTGTTGGGACTCTGTTCGCATGAGGAGGATCTCACCCGCGGCATGGCAGCCTTGGCTCTGGGATCGAAGAAGATTGCATCCAGCTACGACAAAGTGGCGGAGATGGTTCTCAAGGACAAGAGCGGCTACGCCCGACGCTGCGCGGCGATCGCCCTCGGCTGGATGGGGCGACCCGAGGCAAAAGAAGTCCTCGAGAGAGCCAACAAGGACGAGGATGCCATGGTGCGGGCCAACGCCGAGGCGGCACTCAAGCTCCTCGAACAAGCGGCCACCAAGCCCCCTGTTATCCTGTCGACCACGCCGAAAGCGCTCGCCGATGACGTGCCCCCCGACACGACCGCGATCACAGCCACATTCGACCAGCGGATGCTCGACCAGAGCTGGTCGTGGACCGGCGGCGGCGACACTTACCCCAAGCTGACCGGCAGACCCTCCTACAACGCTTCCCGCACCCAATGCACGCTACCGGTTCAACTGCAGCCGGGCAAGGTCTACTGGGTCGGCATCAACAGCCCGAGCCACAGGAACTTCAAGTCAGAGGCAAAGATCCCGGCAGCCAGACATGTGATCCTCTTCGCAACGCGGTCCGCCGACGGCAAGCCCACGCCCATTCCTGAAGACCTTGTCAGCCAAGCCAAGGCCATTAACGAACGGGCGAAGCCGACAAGCGGTCAGCCATCGCCGGACAAGGCCATGGCTTTGCTCGATCCGGCGACGCGATCCGCGATCGAGCACTTCGAGCAGTCCTTCGCAAACTGGTTTCGACCCGAAACACGATATGAAGCGGCCTCGCAGGCGGAGAAGGACGCGATGGTGGAGCAGTGGCTGGCCGAAGCCCGCGGGAACGACTTCAGAACCCGCACGCGGGCGATCGCGGCCCTGGGCAACATCTCCTGCAAAAAGGCCACCAACGCGTTGATCAGCATCGTCGACGAACCGATGGGCAACCAGCGCCCCAAGTGGATGGCGATCCGGGGCCTGGGCCGGATCGGCGATAAGGCGGCCGTACCCGTTCTGATCGAGCTGGTCGAATACGGCAACCAGAATGTGCAGGTCTACGCCCGGCTGGCCCTGGCCCAGATTACCGGCGAGTACTTCGGAACCTCGAAGGAGAAGTGGCGAGCCTGGTGGAAGAGTCATCGGTGA
- a CDS encoding transglutaminase domain-containing protein: protein MAVQQLGSQLWSLGVRFGVAWESLQDARFRFRGPVKLLIFLVVVFLMLYPRPALFIKHVSHLRQVDALADPNDQAVAALSQRFDAHLRMLAHGPQATGGPVPNDPQFAIQAVDRFVCREIPYSYDWDNWGVMDYIPTAGEAIDRGTEDCDGRAVVATALLRRRGIDARVMGDFQHVWVWTPAGETLHPLPKPVYRVTEKGTVIQWRNIVNLKPVGFAFGVFPLPRQLIILVAAWFLLLAPRLARSWRLLALGLALHGLFVARAAGQRGRVPDDLGTILGLLELGVAVAVLLWFGWKARQAETALDPRLYSTRLPAAGTEGA from the coding sequence ATGGCCGTACAGCAGCTGGGATCACAACTGTGGAGCCTGGGGGTGCGATTCGGAGTCGCATGGGAATCGCTCCAGGACGCCCGTTTTCGCTTTCGCGGGCCGGTCAAGCTGCTGATCTTCCTGGTCGTGGTTTTCCTCATGCTCTATCCTCGTCCCGCGCTCTTCATCAAGCACGTCAGCCATCTCCGCCAAGTGGACGCCCTGGCTGATCCGAACGACCAGGCCGTTGCAGCCTTGTCTCAGCGGTTCGACGCCCATTTGCGGATGCTTGCCCACGGTCCGCAAGCCACAGGCGGTCCGGTCCCGAACGATCCCCAATTCGCGATCCAGGCGGTGGATCGGTTCGTTTGTCGGGAGATCCCGTACTCCTACGACTGGGACAATTGGGGGGTGATGGATTACATTCCCACCGCCGGCGAGGCCATTGACCGAGGCACGGAGGACTGTGATGGACGGGCTGTGGTGGCCACCGCGCTCCTGAGACGACGGGGGATCGATGCCCGGGTCATGGGTGACTTCCAGCACGTCTGGGTTTGGACCCCGGCGGGCGAGACCCTGCACCCGCTCCCCAAGCCGGTCTACAGGGTCACTGAAAAAGGCACGGTGATTCAGTGGCGCAATATCGTGAATCTCAAGCCTGTGGGATTCGCCTTCGGCGTCTTCCCCTTGCCCCGGCAGCTGATTATCTTGGTCGCGGCCTGGTTCCTGCTCCTGGCTCCCAGACTTGCCCGCTCTTGGCGGCTTCTGGCCCTCGGATTGGCCCTTCACGGCTTGTTTGTGGCCCGGGCGGCAGGACAGCGCGGGCGCGTGCCGGATGACCTCGGCACGATCCTCGGGCTGCTGGAATTGGGGGTTGCGGTGGCCGTTCTGCTGTGGTTTGGGTGGAAAGCCCGCCAGGCTGAAACCGCCCTTGATCCACGGTTGTATTCCACTAGGTTGCCGGCAGCGGGGACAGAGGGTGCCTGA
- the sppA gene encoding signal peptide peptidase SppA, with product MRSIRWPMALMLVVFYAPPLAADDSTALADKPAQTAEADEAGKADNKNKAGGQADKTDEAGAKVKPAKMSQSPRGGSKAAVEAEKIVVLQLGGELMEKPPEVSLGLDMEVRRSLHDLLQRLRKAEKDKSVKALVFTFEDPSIGWAQMQELRAALDRLRQARKDVYFYIENAGGGLYQLATAASRICISPAGEVGLIGLRGEGVYLKGLLDKIGVEADIEHIGAYKSAGESLTRTGPSDEAKEMMNWVLKDLFDQMVDTIAEGRQIPVDKIRELIDRGPFNAQQALDAQLVDEILDADAFAESLRERHGRACRLVHNYGEKKGPEIDLSSPFAFFKLLGESMGKQKKTGRDSVAVVYIDGTLMTGKTSPGLFGESEGTGSTTIRWALAQARNDDAIKAVVLRINSPGGSALASDIMWRAARTLAEVKPVVVSMGNVAASGGYYLSVGAPTIFAEPGTLTGSIGVVGGKVVTKGLWDWLGVSFHEYKFGQNSDLYSSSHRFDDRQRALIREQMNHVYQMFADCVKKGRDGKLKKNLDDLAGGRVFTGRQALDQGLVDRLGGLEDAIVFAAEKASITDYQVQTLPESRNFMDMLLKSLTGQPTEEEGGGKGVSTGIRGWLVKQAALQDVLKALQLADPARAKAVLGALRRAELLRSEAALLVMPCELLVR from the coding sequence ATGCGCAGTATCCGTTGGCCTATGGCGTTAATGCTCGTGGTTTTCTATGCCCCGCCCTTGGCGGCCGACGACTCAACCGCCCTGGCAGACAAACCGGCCCAGACCGCCGAAGCCGACGAAGCTGGGAAGGCGGACAACAAGAACAAGGCTGGCGGCCAAGCTGACAAGACCGATGAGGCCGGGGCGAAGGTCAAGCCGGCAAAGATGAGCCAGTCGCCCCGAGGGGGCTCGAAAGCCGCCGTCGAGGCAGAGAAGATCGTCGTTCTCCAACTTGGCGGCGAACTGATGGAGAAGCCCCCAGAGGTCAGTCTCGGCCTCGACATGGAGGTTCGCCGTTCCCTTCACGACCTGCTCCAGCGGCTTCGCAAGGCCGAGAAGGACAAGAGCGTCAAGGCCCTGGTGTTCACCTTCGAGGATCCGTCGATTGGCTGGGCCCAGATGCAGGAGCTCCGGGCCGCCCTGGACCGTCTCCGCCAGGCCCGCAAGGACGTGTATTTCTACATCGAGAATGCGGGCGGCGGGCTCTACCAGTTGGCCACTGCGGCGTCACGAATCTGCATTTCCCCGGCCGGCGAGGTGGGTCTGATCGGCCTTCGCGGCGAAGGGGTTTACCTCAAGGGCCTGCTTGACAAGATCGGAGTGGAAGCCGACATCGAGCACATCGGGGCCTACAAATCGGCAGGCGAGTCACTGACCCGCACCGGCCCTTCCGACGAAGCCAAGGAGATGATGAACTGGGTGCTCAAGGATCTGTTCGACCAGATGGTCGATACCATCGCCGAGGGACGGCAGATACCCGTGGACAAGATCCGGGAGCTGATCGATCGCGGCCCGTTCAATGCTCAACAGGCTCTTGATGCCCAGCTCGTGGACGAAATCCTGGATGCCGACGCCTTCGCCGAGTCGCTTCGCGAACGGCATGGCCGGGCGTGCAGGCTGGTCCACAATTACGGCGAGAAGAAGGGGCCGGAGATCGACCTTTCCAGCCCCTTCGCTTTCTTCAAGCTGCTCGGCGAGAGCATGGGCAAGCAGAAGAAGACCGGCAGGGACAGCGTGGCCGTCGTCTACATCGACGGGACCCTCATGACCGGCAAAACGTCGCCCGGCCTGTTTGGTGAAAGCGAAGGCACCGGAAGTACAACCATCCGCTGGGCCTTGGCTCAGGCGCGCAACGACGACGCGATCAAGGCCGTGGTTCTTCGCATCAACTCGCCCGGCGGCTCCGCCCTGGCCAGCGACATCATGTGGCGGGCGGCCCGGACCCTCGCCGAGGTCAAACCCGTTGTGGTGTCCATGGGTAACGTAGCGGCCAGCGGCGGATACTACCTGTCCGTGGGGGCGCCGACCATCTTCGCCGAGCCTGGCACGCTCACCGGTTCGATTGGCGTGGTCGGGGGCAAGGTGGTCACCAAGGGCCTGTGGGACTGGCTGGGGGTTTCCTTCCACGAGTACAAGTTCGGCCAGAACTCCGACCTGTACAGCAGCAGTCACAGGTTTGACGATCGCCAACGAGCCTTGATTCGCGAACAGATGAACCATGTGTACCAGATGTTTGCCGACTGCGTGAAGAAGGGCCGTGATGGCAAACTCAAGAAGAACCTGGACGATTTGGCGGGGGGGCGGGTGTTCACTGGCCGACAGGCCCTGGACCAGGGACTGGTAGACAGACTCGGCGGTCTGGAAGACGCGATCGTGTTTGCCGCCGAAAAAGCCAGCATCACCGATTACCAGGTTCAGACCCTGCCTGAATCCCGCAATTTCATGGACATGCTGCTCAAGAGCCTGACCGGTCAGCCAACGGAAGAAGAGGGCGGGGGTAAGGGGGTATCCACGGGTATCCGGGGGTGGCTGGTCAAACAGGCTGCGCTCCAGGATGTCCTGAAGGCCCTGCAACTGGCTGATCCAGCCCGGGCCAAGGCCGTCCTCGGGGCCTTGCGCCGAGCAGAACTCCTCCGGAGCGAGGCTGCCCTCCTGGTCATGCCGTGCGAGCTTCTGGTGCGGTAG